From Aspergillus fumigatus Af293 chromosome 3, whole genome shotgun sequence, a single genomic window includes:
- a CDS encoding flavin-containing monooxygenase gives MSTNGPIATEMPFQNGNLADKNGIISQVKSVEGDEPHPPVRPSFELEEHPIDEVRQIKVGVIGAGLSGITAGVLLPAKLPGLDLRIYDKNADVGGTWFENTYPGVRCDIPAHVYQSGFEPNTQWTEEFAQGHEIREYWQRVARKYDVYKYLRPRQKVQKVVWRPEEAKWEVTLQDLESGKVYEEKLDVVINAIGHFNAWKLPDYEGINDYQGDLFHSSNWNHNVELKGKRVALIGNGASGLQVLPSIQPIAAHVDHYARNRTWIADSFGTTGIRRLEPNLFSPEQLESFKDPEKYLKYRKSVEQGYFSRFGAIFKDSPENKELREKWTNLMLQRVGNKPELADKIIPDFPPNCRRPTPGPGYLEALTKDNVSYIQTRIKKFTSKGIVTEDGTEREVDVVICATGANVDHAPPFSIIANGIDLKSAWKPDGLYGHPYNYLGVATPGFPNLFWIGGPHSTGHSGSVPNSIENLVTYVAKFLRKIRSQGIRTIQPSKAATDDFVEYCDRFYPRTVWSDNCSSWYNGGRPGGRIHGLFPGSAAHLNYIRRDPRWEDWEYTYTNPSGNRFAYFGNGWRQRELDSDADLTPHLQKPETIDLRSYLEGWWDV, from the exons ATGTCGACGAATGGTCCCATTGCTACCGAGATGCCCTTTCAGAACGGAAACTTGGCCGATAAGAATGGAATTATCAGTCAGGTAAAGTCTGTTGAAGGCGACGAACCGCATCCGCCAGTAAGACCGTCATTCGAGCTCGAGGAACATCCCATCGACGAGGTTCGACAGATCAAGGTCGGGGTTATTGGAGCTGGGCTATCAGGTATTACAGCCGGAGTATTGCTCCCTGCTAAGCTGCCCGGACTGGATCTGAGGATCTATGACAAGAATGCCGATGTGGGCGGCACATG GTTTGAGAATACATATCCCGGCGTGAGATGCGATATCCCTGCGCATGTCTATCAGTCCGGATTCGAGCCCAACACGCAATGGACGGAAGAGTTTGCTCAGGGCCATGAGATCCGCGAGTATTGGCAGCGTGTCGCTCGTAAGTACGATGTCTACAAATATCTCCGGCCCCGGCAGAAGGTGCAGAAGGTCGTGTGGCGGCCGGAAGAAGCCAAATGGGAAGTTACTCTGCAGGATCTGGAGAGTGGAAAG GTCTACGAGGAAAAACTCGACGTCGTGATCAACGCCATCGGGCATTTCAATGCATGGAAGCTGCCCGACTACGAGGGCATCAATGACTACCAAGGCGACCTGTTCCACTCCTCCAACTGGAATCACAACGTCGAGCTAAAGGGGAAACGGGTCGCACTGATTGGCAATGGAGCATCAGGGCTGCAGGTACTCCCGTCGATCCAGCCCATCGCAGCCCACGTCGATCACTACGCCCGAAATCGCACTTGGATTGCCGATTCGTTTGGCACTACGGGGATTCGACGACTAGAGCCTAATCTATTCTCTCCGGAGCAGCTAGAGTCGTTCAAAGACCCCGAGAAGTATCTGAAGTATCGCAAGAGTGTCGAGCAGGGTTACTTCTCCCGCTTCGGGGCCATCTTCAAAGACTCCCCCGAGAATAAGGAGCTgcgtgagaaatggacgAACTTGATGCTGCAACGTGTGGGCAACAAGCCTGAACTAGCAGACAAGATCATCCCCGACTTTCCACCCAATTGCCGTCGGCCCACGCCGGGACCAGGCTATCTGGAGGCGCTCACCAAGGACAACGTCAGCTACATCCAGACACGGATCAAGAAGTTCACCAGCAAGGGAATTGTCACCGAAGATGGAACAGAACGTGAGGTCGACGTCGTCATTTGCGCTACCGGAGCCAACGTCGACCACGCGCCTcccttcagcatcatcgccaaTGGCATCGATCTGAAGAGCGCATGGAAACCGGATGGGCTGTACGGTCATCCTTACAACTATCTGGGGGTTGCAACACCGGGCTTTCCCAACCTCTTCTGGATTGGAGGCCCTCATTCCACCGGACACAGCGGCAGTGTCCCGAACAGTATCGAGAATCTGGTCACCTATGTCGCCAAATTCCTCCGCAAGATCCGCAGCCAGGGCATCCGGACGATACAGCCTTCCAAAGCAGCCACAGACGACTTTGTCGAGTACTGTGATCGGTTTTATCCCCGGACGGTGTGGAGCGACAACTGTAGCTCCTGGTATAATGGTGGTCGACCGGGAGGGAGAATTCATGGTTTATTCCCCGGGAGTGCCGCGCATCTCAACTACATTCGACGGGATCCCCGGTGGGAGGACTGGGAGTACACCTACACCAATCCCAGTGGAAATCGGTTTGCCTACTTTGGCAATGGATGGAGGCAGAGAGAATTGGACAGTGACGCTGACCTGACGCCGCATCTGCAGAAGCCTGAGACGATTGATCTTCGGTCGTACCTCGAGGGTTGGTGGGATGTTTGA
- a CDS encoding zinc-binding alcohol dehydrogenase family protein translates to MTTVSTYVRVSRLEEPLFRRRLSAGRAPEPTTTHRLDVASDTKPQKKQQSALAYNFGIPALPWINGRDLAGEVIQVSDGCSRLRVGDIVLVPSTDYRDMRKAAFQEYAVATHFNAARIPPTGNIHASASLGVAFVAAALALGVSFGLDFGRIQRCPGPDLPGILLQIDRKELPTDITDECYRSSSKAERITPGDWLAIWGASTTTGYITLQLAKLAGLKVICVADVARHGAKLLDAGADLLVDRHDTARAAEIIRGVTKERLRYAIDIVGKDTATLLQQTLDSAVHEDGSHAHLLGLTGLPKERDSRIVYHTVPIKLFHTSPAVGEAMVTWLEELLQTETIRLPEIILADGGLEGINASLEALRQGKASGKRIVMNLRR, encoded by the exons ATGACTACGGTATCTACTTACGTCCGAGTCAGTCGCTTGGAAGAACCGCTATTCCGTCGTCGCTTGTCTGCAGGAAGAGCACCGGAGCCTACCACCACACATCGACTCGACGTCGCATCAGACACGAAGCCACAGAAGAAGCAACAGAGCGCTCT TGCATACAACTTTGGAATCCCCGCCCTCCCATGGATCAACGGCCGTGACTTAGCTGGAGAGGTCATTCAGGTGTCCGACGGCTGCTCCCGTCTGCGAGTCGGTGACATCGTCCTCGTTCCGTCCACGGATTACCGCGATATGCGCAAGGCTGCATTCCAGGAATATGCAGTAGCGACACATTTCAACGCCGCTCGCATTCCGCCGACAGGCAATATACATGCCTCTGCGTCTTTGGGGGTGGCCTTTGTTGCCGCTGCTCTGGCGCTGGGCGTCTCTTTCGGGTTGGACTTTGGCCGTATTCAGAGATGTCCGGGTCCCGACCTTCCCGGAATCCTCTTGCAGATCGACCGCAAGGAGCTTCCGACAGATATAACGGATGAGTGCTATCGATCATCTTCGAAAGCGGAACGGATAACGCCAGGGGACTGGCTTGCAATCTGGGGAG CATCCACAACGACGGGGTATATTACTCTACAGCTTGCCAAACTAGCAGGATTAAAGGTCATTTGCGTGGCCGATGTAGCACGGCACGGTGCCAAACTCCTCGATGCTGGAGCAGACCTCCTCGTTGACCGACACGATACCGCAAGAGCCGCGGAGATCATCCGCGGCGTAACCAAGGAAAGGCTGCGGTATGCTATTGATATTGTGGGCAAGGACACGGCCACGCTCTTGCAGCAGACCCTTGATTCTGCTGTGCACGAGGATGGCTCGCATGCGCATCTGCTGGGGCTGACTGGGCTGCCGAAAGAGAGGGACAGCAGGATCGTCTACCATACTGTTCCAATCAAACTGTTCCATACCTCTCCTGCAGTGGGGGAGGCTATGGTGACTTGGCTCGAGGAGCTGCTACAAACCGAGACGATTCGATTGCCGGAGATTATACTGGCAGACGGAGGACTAGAGGGTATCAACGCTTCCCTGGAGGCCTTGAGACAAGGAAAGGCATCTGGGAAGAGAATTGTCATGAATTTACGACGATAG
- the csnC gene encoding glycoside hydrolase family 75 protein: MPSTTIIRQLAISLALCNSALGQVVNGADYNKPNGGPPASFFAAASTMPVAALQAAAAKATKVPSLATYPVSQDKGAAKSTIHTDWASFSEGASISWVADMDVDCDGLNSGCQGNPDGQPQTNWGALSAYEVPFIVIPDKYLSANSGALPGNNIAAVICNGKMFYGILGDSNGDSPQVTGEASWLMARTCFPNEGLNGNNGHTGVDVTYIVFTGKNAVLPSSALTKNYITNFTTLRSMGDKLVNALVSNLGLSGTPPTKTTTRVTTTTTKPTSAASCSWAGHCLGASCSSDDDCADALVCTAGKCSVDGAATCSWEGHCEGASCSSDDDCSDDLYCKSGSCTAP, encoded by the exons ATGCCGTCCACAACCATCATCCGCCAACTGGCCATCTCCCTGGCCCTGTGCAACTCTGCCTTGGGCCAGGTCGTCAATGGCGCTGATTACAACAAACCTAATGGAGGACCTCCGGCCAGCTTCTTCGCCGCTGCATCGACCATGCCCGTGGCGGCCCTTCAGGCAGCGGCTGCCAAAGCCACCAAGGTTCCTAGCCTGGCCACGTACCCCGTGAGCCAGGACAAAGGTGCGGCCAAGTCGACCATCCATACCGACTGGGCGTCCTTCAGTGAGGGCGCTTCCATCTCCTGGGTAGCCGACATGGACGTCGATTGCGATGGGCTCAATTCTGGCTGTCAG GGAAATCCGGATGGACAACCTCAGACTAACTGGGGCGCTCTGTCTGCGTATGAAGTGCCTTTTATTGTTATTCCGGACAAGTACCTGTCGGCCAATTCTGGCGCTCTTCCTGGCAACAACATTGCCGCTGTGATCTG CAACGGCAAAATGTTCTATGGGATTCTCGGAGACTCCAACGGTGACAGCCCTCAGGTGACCGGCGAGGCGTCCTGGTTGATGGCCCGGACCTGCTTCCCCAACGAGGGCCTGAACGGCAATAACGGCCACACCGGTGTCGATGTAACCT ACATCGTCTTCACCGGCAAGAATGCAGTGCTCCCCAGCAGTGCCTTGACGAAAAACTACATCACCAACTTCACCACCCTACGCAGTATGGGCGACAAGCTCGTCAACGCGTTGGTCTCCAACCTGGGACTTTCAGGAACTCCGCCCACCAAGACCACTACTCGAGTcacaacgacgacgaccaaGCCGACCTCCGCGGCTTCATGCTCCTGGGCAGGACACTGCTTGGGTGCATCTTgctccagcgacgacgacTGCGCCGATGCTCTCGTCTGCACGGCTGGTAAATGCTCGGTGGATGGGGCGGCGACCTGCTCCTGGGAAGGTCACTGCGAGG GTGCTTCCTGCTCGAGCGATGACGATTGCTCGGACGACTTGTATTGCAAGAGCGGTTCCTGCACTGCTCCATAG
- a CDS encoding thioredoxin family protein, whose product MGVEELSSLQAFRSGVADNMLVLVDAYADWCGPCKAIAPKLELFSNQYANIKFFKVNVDKVPDVAQELGVSSMPSFYLFRAGDYVEKVVGANPGLLETYIKKHAESVQG is encoded by the exons ATGGGCGTCGAAGAACTAAGCAG TCTACAAGCATTCCGGTCTGGCGTTGCCGACAAcatgctggtgctggtggacGCCTACGCAGACTGGTGTGGCCCCTGCAAGGCCATTGCTCCCAAGCTGGAGCTGTTCAGCAACCAGTATGCCAATATCAAATTCTTCAAGGTCAACGTCGACAAAGTCCCCGATGTGGCACAGGAGTTGGGAGTGTCGTCCATGCCCAGTTTCTATCTCTTCCGAGCGGGCGACTATGTGGAGAAGGTGGTTGGCGCCAACCCGGGGCTGCTCGAGACCTACATCAAGAAACATGCAGAGAGTGTCCAGGGGTAA
- a CDS encoding putative methionine permease: MDDSENQSLLHPTSGLYETLSYESIHDIRTNGRPVSSRSPIPETAPYGRNLTWTSAYILVISRVIGSGIFATPGSIVKSVGSVGLALLVWLVGTVLAACGLAVSMEFGCMLPRSGGDKVYLEYTYRRPRFLASTLIAVQAVLLGFTASNCIIFSKYTWFALSFEPTESQQKALAVGLMTAITIVHGCFLKTGIWIQNLLGWMKIFMIAAMTLTGLWVILFRREEPCMSMSNEAGRTGYDVFLWDNLWKGSNWSWSLLSTSLFKVFYSYAGLNNVNNVLNEVQDPIRTVKSVCPSALVTACGLYLLANISYFLVVPIDEIKNSGELVGALLFERVFGPHVGRTLFPLAIAISAAGNVMVVTFAWARVNQEIARQGFLPFASVLSSSRPFNSPLGGLIVHYIPSLLVIVLPPPGDVYNFILDVEGYPGQIFALAIAVGLLVLRRRQPDITRPFKAWLPAVWLRIIVCVALLVAPFIPPPDRKGDVGFFYATYAVVGVGILLFGVLYWYVWTVLLPRWGGYRLEEDVTVLDDGTSVTKLVPSQNHVLL, encoded by the exons ATGGATGATTCTGAAAATCAATCGCTCCTACACCCCACGTCCGGTCTGTATGAAACTCTTTCCTACGAGTCGATCCACGACATCCGGACAAATGGGCGTCCGGTGTCGAGCCGCAGCCCAATCCCCGAGACAGCCCCCTACGGCCGCAACCTTACATGGACGAGCGCCTATATCCTGGTGATATCGCGCGTCATCGGCAGTGGCATCTTCGCAACCCCAGGGTCAATTGTGAAATCTGTGGGAAGCGTTGGGTTGGCGCTCCTGGTATGGCTCGTGGGGACCGTGCTCGCAGCATGCGGCCTGGCTGTATCGATGGAGTTTGGCTGTATGCTCCCTCGGTCTGGTGGCGACAAGGTCTATCTCGAGTATACGTATCGGCGTCCTCGGTTTCTGGCGTCAACGTTGATCGCCGTGCAGGCGGTTTTATTGGGCTTTACGGCGAGCAACTGCATTATATTCTCCAAGTACACCTGGTTCGCTCTGAGCTTTGAGCCAACGGAGTCGCAGCAAAAGGCTCTGGCGGTAGGCCTTATGACTGCGATTACCATTGTTCATGGGTGCTTCCTGAAAACCGGTATATGGATTCAGAACCTGctgggatggatgaagatTTTCATGATTGCCGCGATGACACTGACGGGGCTCTGGGTGATACTCTTTCGCCGGGAGGAACCCTGCATGTCCATGTCGAATGAGGCGGGCAGGACAGGATATGACGTCTTTCTGTGGGACAATTTATGGAAAGGATCgaactggagctggagcttaCTTTCCACATCCCTTTTCAAAGTGTTTTACTCGTATGCTGGGCTGAATAATGTGAACAACGTCCTCAACGAAGTCCAGGATCCGATCCGGACAGTCAAATCTGTCTGTCCTTCCGCTCTCGTCACGGCTTGCGGTCTTTACCTACTGGCAAACATCTCCTACTTTCTCGTCGTCCCCATCGACGAGATCAAGAACAGTGGGGAGCTCGTCGGGGCTCTCCTGTTCGAACGCGTTTTCGGTCCGCATGTTGGCAGGACTCTGTTCCCTCTGGCGATTGCCATTTCCGCCGCAGGAAATGTCATGGTAGTCACGTTTGCCTGG GCCCGGGTGAATCAGGAGATTGCTCGACAGGGCTTTCTCCCTTTCGCCTCCGTGCTCTCATCATCTCGCCCGTTCAACTCTCCTCTGGGCGGCCTGATTGTCCATTATATCCCTTCGCTCTTGGTGATTGTACTTCCGCCCCCCGGAGACGTCTACAATTTCATTCTCGACGTTGAGGGCTATCCAGGCCAGATCTTCGCCTTGGCTATTGCGGTTGGCTTGCTGGTCTTGAGACGACGTCAGCCTGATATTACACGACCGTTCAAGGCATGGCTTCCTGCGGTCTGGCTCCGAATCATCGTGTGCGTTGCTCTACTGGTGGCGCCCTTTATTCCTCCTCCAGACAGAAAGGGTGATGTGGGCTTTTTCTACGCAACATACGCAGTCGTGGGCGTCGGCAT TTTACTCTTTGGGGTGCTTTACTGGTACGTCTGGACCGTTCTCCTTCCACGGTGGGGGGGGTACAGACTCGAAGAAGACGTGACTGTGCTGGACGATGGGACCAGCGTTACGAAGCTCGTGCCGTC TCAGAACCATGTTCTTCTATAG
- a CDS encoding alpha/beta hydrolase, which produces MADYSEFSIPTEEWIALEKTLPPPPTNLDVQTMKDMFNRAREERAANAMVNEGLQSQVSMQDYSIPARDGFPLEARSYRPVGVPSPQRLPVYLHLHGGGFLFGTLASEDAICSRIVATLATENTPVVVVNVNYRHTPEYKYPVPWNDAADALHWVHDHLAELGGDGDNVVVGGISAGAWMTASLTLAQHLGTDEQLAKRPKIRGQVLMIPPLVGPGCYAPQLKYLKDPKLSSYVDSEHAPILPVTRINSFMDLLEAKGHETDLVLNPGNATAEQVRGLPPTTFGIAGRDPLRDEGLFYAKLLTDNGVPTDVHVFPGLPHGFRVHATLSECKRWDSVMAHGVQWALSKPVATGVFEIKTK; this is translated from the exons ATGGCAGACTACTCGGAATTCAGCATACCTACGGAGGAATGGATTGCTCTGGAGAAGACACTTCCGCCACCTCCCACGAACTTGGATGTCCAGACTATGAAAGACATGTTCAACCGAGCTCGGGAGGAGAGAGCCGCTAACGCGATGGTGAATGAAG GACTGCAATCGCAAGTCTCGATGCAGGACTATTCTATCCCAGCACGGGATGGCTTCCCCTTGGAAGCACGCAGCTACCGTCCTGTCGGTGTGCCGTCGCCTCAGCGCCTACCGGTTTACCTCCATCTACACGGCGGGGGGTTTCTGTTCGGCACTCTGGCCTCGGAAGACGCGATTTGTTCCCGCATCGTCGCTACTTTGGCCACGGAAAATACACCTGTCGTGGTGGTGAATGTCAACTACCGCCACACCCCTGAGTACAAGTACCCCGTCCCGTGGAACGACGCCGCAGACGCCCTTCACTGGGTTCACGACCATCTGGCGGAACTGGGCGGGGATGGCGACAATGTTGTCGTCGGAGGCATCTCCGCCGGCGCATGGATGACTGCCTCGCTGACGCTGGCGCAGCACCTGGGCACCGACGAGCAACTGGCCAAGCGACCGAAAATCAGAGGACAGGTGCTCATGATCCCACCACTGGTGGGCCCGGGGTGCTATGCGCCACAGCTGAAATACCTCAAGGATCCGAAGCTGTCCAGTTACGTGGACAGCGAGCATGCACCGATTCTCCCGGTGACACGGATCAATTCCTTCATGGACCTGCTGGAGGCCAAGGGCCACGAGACGGACCTGGTGCTCAATCCGGGGAATGCCACTGCGGAACAGGTTCGGGGATTGCCTCCTACGACGTTTGGAATTGCCGGTCGAGATCCCCTCCGGGATGAAGGGCTGTTCTATGCCAAGTTGTTGACAGATAATGG GGTTCCTACCGACGTTCATGTCTTTCCTGGCTTACCACACGGATTCCGAGTGCATGCGACGCTGTCTGAATGCAAGCGATGGGATTCGGTCATGGCGCATGGGGTGCAATGGGCGTTGAGCAAGCCGGTTGCTACCGGAGTGTTTGAGATCAAAACAAAGTAG
- a CDS encoding acylglycerol lipase, translated as MTDVIITESQFKLPDGFQVYHKTWAPTTPPVAKLIHFHGFSDHINNTYDLFPSLARRGIFCTGIDQRGWGRSAQTKADRGNTGPTAAILADMAAFIEAQFEVPPDVPVFVMGHSMGGGLVATLASTPKYQELVSRLGGILLEAPFIGLDPKQKPSIITVFLGRLAGRLLPRFQIVQPIKVETVVRDPVVQKTLKEDPLNHATGTLEMFAHMLGRAADLTSGKLVLNDGVKSVYVAHGTADQVTSYDASKHWFDAQTGKVADRQFKSYEGWSHLLHADLPENRQVFADDVAEWILARV; from the exons ATGACCgacgtcatcatcaccgaaaGCCAGTTCAAGCTCCCTGATGGGTTCCAGGTCTACCACAAAACATGGGCT CCGACGACTCCCCCGGTCGCAAAACTGATCCACTTTCATGGCTTCAGCGACCACATCAACAACACGTATGATCTGTTTCCATCATTAGCCCGCCGTGGAATTTTCTGCACGGGAATCGACCAGCGTGGTTGGGGTCGGTCCGCCCAGACAAAGGCCGACCGTGGAAACACTGGCCCGACCGCGGCCATCCTGGCCGACATGGCGGCCTTCATCGAGGCACAGTTCGAGGTGCCGCCAGATGTTCCGGTCTTTGTAATGGGCCATTCGATGGGCGGAGGTTTGGTTGCCACGCTGGCCTCGACCCCCAAGTATCAAGAGCTCGTCTCCCGACTCGGGGGGATCTTGCTCGAGGCTCCGTTCATCGGGCTCGACCCGAAGCAAAAACCCAGCATCATTACCGTGTTCCTGGGTCGGCTGGCCGGAAGGCTCCTACCGCGGTTCCAAATCGTCCAGCCCATAAAGGTCGAGACGGTTGTGCGCGATCCCGTCGTGCAGAAGACGCTGAAGGAGGATCCCCTCAACCACGCCACCGGCACGCTGGAGATGTTCGCCCATATGCTCGGCCGGGCGGCTGATCTGACCTCGGGCAAATTGGTGCTCAATGATGGCGTCAAGTCGGTGTACGTAGCTCATGGGACGGCAGACCAGGTTACCAGTTACGATGCCAGCAAGCACTGGTTCGACGCGCAGACTGGCAAGGTCGCCGACCGGCAGTTCAAGTCATACGAGGGATGGAGCCATCTGCTCCATGCGGACCTACCCGAGAACCGACAGGTGTTTGCCGATGATGTCGCGGAGTGGATTCTAGCAAGAGTATAG
- a CDS encoding DUF895 domain membrane protein, translating into MTAIEKEARPTDEEVARSISPEPKKHPVKWYRSTFYNALILGLCNFLAPGIWGAMNSLGAGGAEKPYLVNAANALTFCLMVVTCFFGSAVVRLVGIKWTLVIGTMGYAPYAAGLYTNNRFGTEWFVLLGAALCGLSAGLFWMAEGAIALSYPEPHNQGRFLGFWLSFRVGGQILGGAINLGINANRSTAGSVSYTVYLVFIALQALGPFAALLLNKPSRVQRTDGLPVRLGISHSPLYELKAMAKLFIRRDFLLIVPLIVQAVFTEAVMFTFLSLWFSVRARALGSFLSGIIALIVGNLLGAFLDSRKLSLRSRSRGAFFVVLGLQGAWWVWATVIVTEYHRTLPSYDWADAGFGRGFALYLFWVAGFQLNYMYLFFVVGNLASSEEEVVRMASLLRGTESASQAVSYGLDSVKIMSSVGSTYLNFGLWAIALLPAWLVIKEIGVSLGDKKVERETRGIDNGPQE; encoded by the exons ATGACTGCAATTGAGAAAGAAGCCCGTCCCACGGACGAGGAAGTTGCTCGCAGCATCTCGCCAGAGCCAAAGAAGCATCCTG TAAAATGGTATCGCTCCACCTTCTACAACGCCCTTATCCTGGGTCTCTGCAACTTCCTTGCTCCCGGCATCTGGGGCGCCATGAACTCACTCGGTGCAGGGGGTGCAGAGAAGCCCTACCTCGTTAACGCCGCCAACGCACTAACCTTCTGTCTGATGGTGGTGACCTGCTTCTTCGGCAGTGCCGTTGTGCGACTCGTCGGCATCAAATGGACCCTCGTGATCGGGACAATGGGATACGCCCCGTACGCGGCAGGGCTGTATACGAACAACCGCTTCGGCACGGAATGGTTCGTCCTGCTCGGCGCGGCGCTGTGCGGCCTGTCCGCCGGCCTATTCTGGATGGCGGAGGGGGCGATTGCGCTGTCGTATCCGGAGCCACACAATCAGGGCCGATTCCTGGGTTTCTGGCTGAGTTTCCGCGTGGGGGGCCAGATCCTGGGCGGCGCGATCAACCTGGGCATCAACGCGAACCGGTCGACGGCCGGGAGCGTCTCGTACACGGTCTACTTGGTGTTTATCGCCCTACAGGCTCTCGGTCCCTTTGcagcgctgctgctgaatAAGCCGTCGCGGGTGCAGCGGACGGATGGTCTCCCCGTCCGACTGGGCATCTCGCATAGTCCGTTGTACGAGCTCAAGGCGATGGCCAAGCTGTTCATCCGCCGCGACTTCCTCTTGATCGTCCCGCTCATTGTGCAGGCTGTCTTCACTGAGGCGGTTATGTTCACGTTTCTGTCGCTGTGGTTCTCCGTGCGGGCCCGTGCCCTCGGGTCGTTCCTGTCCGGAATCATCGCCTTGATCGTGGGTAATCTGCTTGGGGCGTTCCTGGACAGTCGAAAGCTGTCGCTGCGGTCGCGAAGCCGCGGAGCCTTTTTCGTGGTGCTGGGCCTGCAGGGGGCATGGTGGGTTTGGGCGACCGTGATCGTGACCGAGTACCATCGCACGCTGCCGTCGTATGACTGGGCCGATGCTGGCTTTGGGCGCGGATTTGCGCTGTATCTGTTTTGGGTTGCGGGGTTTCAGCTCAATTACATGTATCT GTTCTTTGTCGTCGGCAATCTGGCGTcgagtgaagaagaggttgTCCGGATGGCCAGTCTCCTACGTGGGACAGAGTCGGCCTCGCAGGCTGTATCG TATGGCCTGGACAGTGTCAAGATCATGAGCTCTGTGGGCAGCACCTACCTGAACTTCGGTTTGTGGGCCATCGCTCTGCTACCTGCGTGGCTTGTGATCAAGGAGATTGGAGTGTCTCTGGGGGATAAGAAGGTCGAAAGGGAGACTCGGGGGATTGACAATGGTCCGCAGGAATAG
- a CDS encoding LLM class flavin-dependent oxidoreductase, translating to MGSAQKKQLIINAFAMQSPSHLNPGLHRYPSDQGHDYKSIKHWIALAQKLEAAKFHAIFFADVLGGYDVYKGPANLEPTIPAGAQFPINDPLYSVSAMAAATESIGFGITASTTYDAPYALARRFSTVDHLSNGRVGWNIVTSYLDSAARNFGLNTQVEHDERYRIADEYLHVTYKLWEGSWRDGAVNRKDGVAGYADPKAVRQVHHRGKYFNVPGPHLCEPSPQRTPFLLQAGTSSAGKAFAAQHAEAIFLNGQKPELVRPSVDSIRAQAKELGRDPASIKIIAGLLVIVAETDEAAQAKFDELASYGDPEGALALFGGWSGYDLSKYEDDQDFRFVEQPAIRSMVNHWASTVPGTDGRKWDKKTIAEYLRLGGNGAKVIGSAQTVADELERWVEVADVDGFNFSYATIPGTLDDIIEYLLPELRRRGLFWEDYAVKGGTLRENMYGLKGQNRLPETHPGAKYFWREGEETPAYARDGQ from the coding sequence ATGGGCTCGGCACAGAAAAAGcaactcatcatcaacgcgTTTGCCATGCAATCGCCCTCCCATCTCAATCCCGGTCTCCACCGGTACCCCTCCGACCAAGGGCACGACTACAAGTCCATCAAGCACTGGATCGCCCTGGCACAAAAGCTAGAAGCAGCCAAATTCCacgccatcttcttcgccgacgTGCTGGGCGGCTACGACGTCTACAAAGGTCCCGCCAACCTCGAGCCCACCATCCCCGCCGGCGCACAATTCCCCATCAACGACCCGCTATACAGCGTGTCGGCGATGGCGGCCGCGACGGAGAGCATCGGCTTCGGCATCACCGCGTCGACAACCTATGACGCGCCCTATGCCCTGGCGCGGCGGTTCTCGACGGTCGACCATCTCAGCAACGGACGCGTGGGATGGAACATCGTCACTTCGTACCTGGATTCCGCGGCGCGGAACTTTGGTCTCAACACGCAGGTGGAACATGATGAGCGGTATCGTATCGCGGACGAGTATCTGCACGTCACGTACAAGCTGTGGGAGGGCTCGTGGCGGGACGGCGCCGTCAACCGCAAGGATGGCGTGGCGGGATACGCCGACCCCAAGGCCGTGAGGCAGGTCCATCACCGGGGCAAGTATTTCAATGTGCCTGGTCCGCATCTCTGCGAGCCGAGTCCGCAGCGCACGCCGTTCCTCTTGCAGGCGGGGACCTCGTCGGCGGGCAAGGCGTTTGCGGCTCAACACGCGGAGGCGATCTTCCTGAATGGACAGAAGCCTGAGCTGGTCAGGCCGTCGGTGGATAGTATTCGCGCACAGGCGAAGGAGTTGGGGCGAGATCCCGCGTCGATCAAGATCATCGCCGGGTTGCTCGTCATTGTGGCCGAGACGGACGAAGCGGCGCAGGCCAAGTTTGACGAGCTGGCGAGCTATGGGGACCCCGAGGGTGCGCTGGCGCTCTTTGGTGGATGGTCGGGTTACGACTTGTCCAAGTATGAGGATGACCAGGACTTTCGCTTTGTCGAGCAGCCGGCCATCCGAAGCATGGTCAACCACTGGGCCAGTACTGTCCCCGGAACGGACGGTAGAAAGTGGGACAAGAAGACTATTGCCGAGTATCTGCGTCTGGGCGGAAACGGAGCCAAGGTAATTGGAAGCGCGCAGACGGTGGCGGACGAACTGGAACGATGGGTGGAAGTGGCTGATGTGGACGGGTTCAACTTCAGCTACGCGACCATTCCCGGCACATTGGACGATATCATCGAGTATCTACTGCCTGAACTGCGCCGACGGGGACTGTTCTGGGAGGATTATGCGGTCAAGGGGGGAACGTTGCGGGAGAACATGTATGGACTGAAAGGCCAGAACCGGCTGCCAGAGACGCATCCCGGCGCCAAGTACTTCtggagagagggagaggaaacTCCTGCATATGCAAGAGACGGACAATGA